A section of the Mesorhizobium loti genome encodes:
- a CDS encoding LysR family transcriptional regulator has product MNDLAGIDLNLLVVLEALLAERHVSRVAIRLNKSQPAVSHALARLRHLIDDPLLVRRQGGLEPTARAMEIAPALTEALDRMRHLLAPAGFDPARERRTFRLAMSDYGAAVILPALLPLMRARAPNVDLVVSQASREVMVSQIIDGEIDLAFGVFPGLDRSVRSHRLFDEHFACLADTASLGGRQTMDLATYLERPHALVDLRPERQSEVDKALAELGHKRRLCLVLPHWGVAPRLIAGTDLVLTVASRILPAPGDGLCVFAPPFEVPAFQFTQIWHKRRDGDPAHQWLRSRLQHLLDG; this is encoded by the coding sequence ATGAATGATCTCGCTGGTATCGATCTGAACCTGCTCGTCGTGCTGGAGGCCTTGCTGGCCGAACGCCACGTCTCGCGGGTGGCAATCCGGTTGAACAAAAGCCAGCCCGCCGTCAGCCATGCGCTTGCCAGGCTGCGCCACCTTATCGACGACCCGCTCCTGGTCAGGCGGCAAGGTGGCCTCGAGCCGACGGCACGCGCCATGGAAATCGCGCCGGCTCTCACCGAGGCGCTCGATCGCATGCGGCACCTTCTGGCACCGGCCGGCTTCGACCCGGCAAGGGAGCGCCGGACGTTTCGGCTCGCCATGTCGGACTATGGCGCCGCGGTCATCCTGCCGGCCCTTCTGCCGCTCATGCGGGCGCGGGCACCGAATGTCGACCTCGTGGTCAGCCAGGCGAGCCGCGAAGTGATGGTTTCGCAAATCATCGACGGCGAGATCGATCTTGCCTTTGGTGTTTTTCCGGGCTTGGACCGATCCGTGCGCTCGCATCGGCTGTTCGACGAGCACTTTGCCTGTCTCGCCGATACCGCAAGCCTTGGCGGCAGGCAAACGATGGATCTTGCTACCTATCTGGAGCGGCCGCACGCCCTGGTCGATTTGCGGCCCGAGCGTCAGAGCGAGGTCGACAAGGCCCTGGCCGAATTGGGTCACAAGCGGCGGCTGTGTCTCGTCCTCCCGCATTGGGGCGTGGCGCCACGCCTGATCGCCGGCACCGACCTGGTGCTTACAGTCGCCAGCCGGATACTGCCGGCGCCCGGCGATGGGCTCTGCGTCTTCGCTCCACCTTTCGAAGTTCCGGCCTTTCAATTCACGCAAATCTGGCACAAGCGACGCGATGGCGATCCGGCGCACCAATGGTTGCGGTCGCGGCTTCAGCATCTGCTTGACGGTTGA
- a CDS encoding sarcosine oxidase subunit delta translates to MLITCPYCGPRDVIEFTYQGDGNRERPDPASQNFEAWNAYVYDRLNPAGDHNEIWQHSGGCRAHLRVVRNTLTHEISSVAFVRGDHVSTARRKAEDKA, encoded by the coding sequence GTGCTCATCACTTGCCCCTATTGCGGCCCGCGCGACGTCATCGAGTTCACCTATCAAGGTGACGGCAACCGCGAACGTCCAGATCCCGCCTCGCAGAATTTCGAGGCCTGGAATGCCTATGTCTATGACCGGCTGAACCCGGCCGGCGACCACAATGAAATCTGGCAGCATTCCGGCGGCTGCCGCGCGCATCTCAGGGTCGTGCGCAACACGCTGACGCATGAGATTTCGAGCGTCGCCTTCGTGCGCGGCGACCATGTCTCGACCGCGCGCCGCAAGGCGGAGGACAAGGCATGA
- a CDS encoding mechanosensitive ion channel family protein, which yields MPLRLLRLVLILALVISAPPSFEAMAQALGQGSAGLITDQQKVIQGLTAKTDDLEKKIQQDGDDDSSLVDIRLQLEDLSRAALTSALAFRPRLTEINNRIEVLGPPPAAGQPQEPDIVTGERQALASEKAEINAVVASAQNLSIRISGLIDKIGNMRSELFRNLLTKRYVLSDALSPQVFSDAQDEYANFYKAVSSWLSFAFKFKFQAILAATFVALGLALVLLVGGRRLFGRVFEADPSNEDPSYLSRLSVAFWSTLLPTLAVGAFLGSTIFFFNYYNVLRGDIGLFLNALATAIGVVFCVNRLTNAALSPRLPNWRLIPVETGPARWLVRLATAMAVVISANTFLSIINDKMGSPLSLTIARSFVATIVVGIILILMAMLRPFKARDGSWRPWPAWLRYLALALGLFTITAALLGFIGLALFVSLQVVVTGTALITAYIGFLSAQAIGEEGAFANTTVGRWLSTNSSYEDTALDQLGLVVSVAINLLIILVFLPLILLMWGFQPGDIQAWAYKLATGINIGSVTISVTGILSGIVVFVIGYFLTRWFQGWLDGSVMARGKVDTGVRNSIRLAVGYAGVALAALVGISAAGIDLSSLALVAGALSLGIGFGLQNVVSNFVSGLILLAERPFKVGDWIVAGDVSGTVRKISVRATEIETFQRQSVILPNSNLINNAVGNWTHRNKLGRVEIKVGVAYGSDVKQVHAILLEIARSHPLVLKNPEPFVLFSNFGAAALEFEIRVFLADIMNGSAVQNDIRFSVLEKFDDQHIEIPSTPRAVVETKHTKAWPTDDDKIEADFAEQELAKAEAAAEAKKQAKSGRKPRKPDPD from the coding sequence ATGCCTTTGAGATTGCTCCGCCTCGTTCTGATCCTCGCGCTGGTTATTTCGGCGCCGCCGTCGTTCGAGGCGATGGCGCAGGCGCTTGGTCAAGGCTCCGCCGGATTGATCACCGATCAACAGAAGGTCATCCAGGGCCTGACGGCCAAGACCGACGATCTCGAGAAGAAAATACAGCAGGACGGTGACGACGATTCCTCGCTCGTGGATATCCGCCTGCAACTGGAGGATTTGTCGCGGGCGGCATTGACCAGTGCGCTGGCGTTCCGTCCGCGACTGACCGAAATCAACAATCGCATCGAAGTGCTAGGCCCGCCGCCGGCCGCGGGCCAGCCGCAGGAGCCCGACATCGTGACCGGCGAGCGCCAGGCACTGGCGTCGGAAAAGGCCGAGATCAACGCGGTCGTCGCCAGCGCGCAGAACCTGTCGATCCGTATCAGCGGACTGATCGACAAGATCGGCAATATGCGCAGCGAGCTGTTCCGCAACCTTTTGACCAAGCGCTACGTCCTGTCGGACGCACTGAGCCCGCAGGTGTTTTCCGACGCCCAGGACGAATACGCCAATTTCTACAAGGCGGTGTCGTCATGGCTGAGCTTCGCTTTCAAGTTCAAGTTCCAGGCCATTTTGGCGGCAACCTTCGTGGCGCTCGGGCTGGCGCTGGTTCTGCTGGTCGGCGGCAGGCGCCTGTTCGGACGCGTGTTCGAGGCAGACCCTTCCAACGAAGACCCGTCCTATCTCAGCCGCTTGTCGGTGGCCTTCTGGTCTACCTTGCTGCCGACGCTGGCGGTCGGCGCGTTTCTCGGCTCGACCATCTTCTTTTTCAATTATTACAATGTGTTGCGCGGCGACATTGGCCTGTTTCTCAATGCGTTGGCGACCGCCATCGGGGTGGTGTTCTGCGTCAACCGGCTGACCAATGCGGCACTGTCTCCGCGACTGCCGAACTGGCGTCTCATCCCGGTCGAAACCGGGCCGGCGCGCTGGCTGGTGCGCCTGGCGACCGCCATGGCCGTGGTCATCAGCGCCAACACATTCCTGTCCATCATCAACGACAAGATGGGATCGCCGCTGTCGCTGACCATCGCGCGCAGTTTCGTCGCCACCATCGTCGTCGGCATCATCCTGATCCTCATGGCGATGCTGCGGCCGTTCAAGGCACGTGACGGAAGCTGGCGGCCTTGGCCGGCATGGCTGCGCTACCTGGCACTGGCGCTTGGCCTGTTCACCATCACCGCGGCCTTGCTCGGCTTCATCGGCCTTGCGCTGTTCGTCTCGCTGCAGGTCGTGGTCACGGGCACGGCGCTGATCACCGCCTATATCGGCTTCCTCTCGGCGCAGGCGATCGGCGAGGAGGGGGCGTTCGCCAACACCACTGTCGGGCGCTGGCTGTCGACCAATTCCAGCTATGAGGATACGGCACTCGACCAACTCGGCCTTGTCGTCAGTGTAGCCATCAATCTGCTGATCATTCTGGTTTTCCTGCCGCTGATCCTGCTGATGTGGGGCTTCCAGCCCGGCGACATCCAGGCCTGGGCTTACAAGCTGGCGACTGGGATCAATATCGGGTCGGTGACGATTTCGGTCACCGGCATCCTTTCGGGCATCGTCGTCTTCGTCATCGGCTATTTCCTGACGCGCTGGTTCCAGGGCTGGCTCGATGGTTCCGTCATGGCGCGCGGCAAGGTCGATACCGGGGTGCGAAACTCGATCCGGCTGGCGGTCGGCTATGCCGGTGTCGCGTTGGCGGCGCTCGTTGGCATCTCGGCCGCCGGCATCGATCTCTCCAGCCTGGCACTGGTCGCGGGCGCGCTCTCCCTCGGTATCGGTTTTGGCTTGCAGAACGTGGTGTCGAATTTCGTCTCCGGCCTGATCCTTCTGGCCGAACGGCCGTTCAAGGTCGGCGACTGGATCGTCGCCGGCGACGTCAGCGGCACGGTCAGGAAGATCAGCGTACGTGCCACCGAGATCGAGACTTTCCAGCGGCAGTCGGTGATCCTGCCCAATTCGAACCTGATCAACAACGCCGTCGGCAACTGGACGCACCGCAACAAGCTCGGCCGTGTCGAGATCAAGGTCGGCGTCGCCTATGGAAGCGACGTCAAGCAGGTGCATGCCATCCTGCTGGAAATCGCGCGCAGCCATCCGCTGGTGCTCAAGAACCCCGAGCCCTTCGTGCTGTTTTCCAATTTCGGCGCCGCCGCGCTGGAATTCGAGATCCGCGTGTTCCTGGCCGATATTATGAACGGCAGCGCCGTGCAAAACGACATCCGCTTCTCCGTTCTCGAAAAATTCGACGACCAGCATATCGAGATACCGTCGACGCCCCGCGCTGTCGTCGAGACCAAGCATACGAAGGCCTGGCCTACCGACGACGACAAGATCGAGGCCGACTTTGCCGAACAGGAACTGGCCAAGGCAGAAGCGGCGGCTGAAGCGAAAAAGCAGGCGAAATCAGGACGCAAGCCGCGCAAGCCCGATCCCGACTAG
- a CDS encoding DMT family transporter: MLGRLLGHPLWATLVSLGVSVVLIVPVMIAFRVPVPTVGMALKGPWWIWIGGAAGVVYITAALLLAPKLGAASFIVAVIAGQMVASLVIDHFALMSLAHRPVNIARFAGFALIIGGLVVTQWASAIAPRAAQSDFNPVQKGDSK; this comes from the coding sequence ATGCTTGGCCGCCTGCTCGGTCATCCGCTCTGGGCAACCTTGGTCTCGCTGGGTGTTAGCGTTGTGCTGATCGTTCCGGTCATGATCGCTTTCAGGGTGCCGGTTCCGACCGTCGGGATGGCGCTCAAAGGTCCGTGGTGGATCTGGATCGGCGGTGCGGCAGGCGTGGTCTACATCACCGCCGCATTGCTTCTGGCGCCGAAACTCGGTGCCGCGAGCTTCATCGTCGCCGTCATTGCGGGCCAAATGGTCGCGTCGCTGGTCATCGATCATTTCGCCTTGATGAGCCTTGCCCATCGGCCGGTAAACATTGCTCGGTTTGCCGGATTTGCACTGATCATCGGCGGGCTCGTCGTGACGCAATGGGCAAGCGCGATTGCGCCACGGGCGGCCCAGTCCGATTTCAATCCGGTCCAAAAAGGAGACAGCAAATGA
- a CDS encoding VOC family protein, whose product MKAHPVLRVARPTNDLAEVARFYRDGLGLQELFRFSDHDGFDGVMLGQPGDAYHFEFTHAHGHDAGKAPTADNLVVFYMPDSDAWEAAIQRMKDHGYATVPSFNPYWDRHGVTFEDCDGYRVVLQNTEWRAVAQQS is encoded by the coding sequence ATGAAAGCTCATCCCGTTCTGCGCGTGGCGCGGCCAACGAACGATCTCGCCGAGGTAGCCCGCTTCTACCGGGATGGTCTCGGTCTCCAGGAGCTGTTTCGCTTCAGCGACCACGATGGCTTCGATGGCGTTATGCTCGGGCAGCCCGGCGACGCCTATCATTTCGAATTCACCCACGCGCATGGCCACGATGCCGGCAAGGCGCCCACGGCAGACAACCTGGTCGTCTTCTACATGCCGGATAGCGACGCCTGGGAAGCCGCCATCCAGCGCATGAAGGACCACGGCTATGCCACAGTTCCGTCTTTCAATCCCTATTGGGACAGGCATGGCGTCACCTTCGAGGATTGCGACGGCTACCGGGTTGTGCTGCAGAACACCGAATGGCGCGCCGTCGCGCAGCAATCGTAG
- a CDS encoding sarcosine oxidase subunit gamma, translating to MVERQSPLEPEFHVGSHGNFEHGVEILLTETRPGSIVQLAAWPGEEKKLIAAIRTVTGLALPDGAGGGLSDGVKSVFGFAPGKFTVADEAEGLAASFAKAVTPAIGTVTDLSHGRTAIRIAGPKAEWVLAKFFAIDFALPAFPIGAGRSTTHHDVFAQIQRTGTDQFDIYVFRSFARSFWKALCHASEEVGYEVQ from the coding sequence ATGGTTGAGCGCCAATCCCCCCTCGAGCCGGAGTTTCATGTCGGCTCGCACGGTAATTTCGAACATGGCGTCGAGATCCTCCTGACCGAAACGCGGCCGGGTTCGATCGTGCAGCTCGCCGCCTGGCCGGGAGAGGAGAAGAAGTTGATCGCGGCCATCCGCACCGTCACCGGGCTTGCATTGCCCGATGGCGCCGGCGGCGGCCTGAGCGACGGCGTGAAATCGGTGTTCGGCTTCGCACCGGGAAAATTCACCGTGGCCGACGAAGCCGAAGGCTTGGCCGCTTCCTTTGCCAAGGCGGTGACACCGGCCATCGGCACCGTGACGGACCTGTCGCATGGCCGCACCGCCATCCGCATCGCCGGACCGAAAGCGGAGTGGGTGCTGGCGAAATTCTTCGCCATCGACTTCGCGCTGCCGGCCTTCCCCATCGGCGCGGGCCGCTCGACCACCCATCACGACGTCTTCGCCCAGATCCAGCGCACCGGCACCGACCAGTTCGACATCTATGTCTTCCGATCCTTCGCGCGTTCGTTCTGGAAGGCGCTTTGTCATGCCAGCGAGGAAGTCGGCTACGAGGTGCAGTAA
- a CDS encoding sarcosine oxidase subunit beta has translation MAEYSAFSLLANALKGNKDWKPAWRKPDPKASYDVIIIGGGGHGLATAYYLAKEHGITNVAVLEKGWLGSGNVGRNTTAVRSNYLLPANTRFYEHSMKLWEGLSHELNYNVMFSQRGCLNLAHTPAQFDDYARRGNAMRHLGVDAELMTPAEIKRLIPALDISGDARFPVVGGLMQRRAGTARHDAVAWGYARGADRRGVDIIENCEVTGFLRDGDRVTGVTTSRGDIRARKVAVAVAGSTGRVMQLAGIETMPIESHVLQAFVTESLKPFIDTVVTFGMGHFYMSQSDKGGLVYGGDIDGYNSYAQRGNLPIVDEVMSEMLALFPGLARVRMLRSWGGVCDMSMDGSPIITTGPLPGMYLNCGWCYGGFKATPASGWIFAWTIAKDEPHDFNAPFTLDRFHRGLVIDDKGQGANPRLH, from the coding sequence ATGGCAGAGTACTCGGCCTTTTCGCTGCTTGCGAACGCGCTCAAGGGAAACAAGGACTGGAAGCCGGCCTGGCGCAAGCCCGACCCGAAGGCTTCCTACGATGTCATCATCATCGGCGGCGGCGGCCATGGGCTCGCCACCGCTTACTATCTGGCCAAGGAACACGGCATCACCAATGTCGCCGTGCTCGAAAAGGGCTGGCTCGGCTCCGGCAATGTCGGCCGCAACACCACGGCCGTGCGCTCGAACTACCTGCTGCCCGCCAACACCCGCTTCTACGAACATTCGATGAAGCTGTGGGAGGGCTTGTCGCACGAGCTCAACTACAACGTCATGTTCTCGCAACGCGGCTGCCTGAACCTGGCGCACACCCCTGCCCAGTTCGACGATTATGCTAGGCGCGGCAACGCCATGCGCCATCTCGGCGTCGACGCCGAACTGATGACGCCCGCCGAAATCAAGCGCCTGATACCGGCGCTCGACATTTCCGGCGATGCACGATTTCCGGTGGTCGGCGGCCTGATGCAGCGGCGTGCCGGCACCGCCCGTCACGACGCGGTGGCCTGGGGCTATGCGCGCGGCGCCGACCGGCGTGGCGTCGACATCATCGAGAATTGCGAGGTCACGGGCTTCCTGCGCGATGGCGACCGCGTCACCGGCGTCACCACGTCACGCGGCGATATCCGCGCCAGGAAAGTGGCGGTCGCGGTGGCCGGCAGCACCGGGCGCGTCATGCAGTTGGCCGGCATCGAGACGATGCCGATCGAAAGCCATGTGCTGCAGGCCTTCGTGACGGAATCGCTGAAACCCTTCATAGACACCGTGGTGACCTTCGGCATGGGCCATTTCTACATGTCACAGTCCGACAAGGGCGGCCTTGTCTATGGCGGTGACATCGACGGCTACAACAGCTATGCCCAGCGCGGCAACCTGCCCATCGTCGATGAGGTGATGAGCGAGATGCTGGCGCTGTTCCCGGGCCTTGCCCGTGTACGCATGCTGCGCTCCTGGGGCGGCGTATGCGACATGTCGATGGACGGCTCGCCGATCATCACCACGGGGCCCCTGCCCGGCATGTACCTCAACTGCGGCTGGTGCTATGGCGGCTTCAAGGCGACGCCGGCTTCCGGCTGGATCTTCGCCTGGACCATCGCCAAGGATGAGCCGCACGATTTCAACGCGCCGTTCACCCTCGACCGCTTCCACCGCGGCCTCGTCATCGACGACAAGGGCCAGGGCGCGAACCCGCGGCTCCATTAG
- a CDS encoding sarcosine oxidase subunit alpha, whose translation MSPRRTDTGGRVDRLKTIRFTFDGVAYTGHAGDTLASALLAKGVTLFGRSFKYHRPRGLLTAGVEEPNALVTVLKGEVREPNIPATMVEIHDGLVAISQNRFPSLAWDINAVNQLGGKILSAGFYYKTFMGPVIGPLKGTRFWMFCEHFIRRAAGLGSAGSAKDPARYERMNAFCDVLVVGSGPAGLMAAKAAADQGARVMLADLEPRFGGSTNWSEETIDGAPAADWARRTVTQLEGRDNVRLLPRTTVWGYYDNNTLAALERVSDHKEQPAKGEPRHRYWAIRAKSVVLATGAFERPLVFPGNDRPGVMLAHAAERYANEFGVLPGERIALFTNNDSAYRAAVALKNAGAAIVAVVDVRSELSAEMRKLATEAEAEILAGHAVVATEGGKALSGFKVQRFDMVTGALTGDERSIHADCLLMSGGWSPTIHLASQAGAKAEWNAARQAFLPPKPTQKWIGAGAFTGSFSTVEAIAEGRAAGLAAAGGTGTPAALPTVEAVAGDPDPAPVFEIRAKGKSFVDFQHDVTAEDVRLAHREGFVSVEHLKRYTTLGMATDQGKSSNIPGLAIMAEALGKPIPEVGTTRFRPPFAPVSIGSLAAERFGDLKPERLTPMHDWHLDNGATMYSAGLWYRPMIYGLSGETVEQAYVREARATRESAGIVDVSTLGKIAVQGPDAAAFLDRVYTNMFSTLAVGKARYGLMLREDGFAFDDGTTWRLGEQDFLMTTTTANAGKVMQHLEYFLDVIWPELKVHVTSVTDEWAGAAIGGPKARQILASCVTGTAVDNATLPFMGIVRGEIAGVPVMICRLSFSGEMAFEVYCGAGHGTHVWEALIDAGKPFGLVTYGLEALGTMRIEKGHVTGAEIDGRTTARDLHLDWMLSKKKPFIGSAMMDREGLIASDRLELVGLIALDNRPLNGGAHIVETLDEANPHGSIGHITACCYSPALGKHIALALVEGGKARHGTRAHVSDPLRNRFGPVEIVSNHFYDPEGTRMHG comes from the coding sequence ATGAGCCCGCGCCGCACCGACACTGGCGGCCGCGTCGACCGGCTGAAGACAATCCGTTTCACCTTCGATGGCGTCGCCTATACCGGCCATGCCGGCGACACGCTGGCGTCCGCGCTGCTGGCCAAGGGCGTCACGCTTTTCGGGCGCTCGTTCAAGTACCACCGCCCGCGCGGCCTGCTGACTGCCGGTGTGGAGGAACCCAACGCGCTGGTGACGGTGCTGAAGGGCGAGGTGCGCGAACCCAACATCCCGGCGACCATGGTCGAGATCCACGATGGGCTTGTGGCGATCAGCCAGAACCGCTTCCCGTCGCTGGCCTGGGACATCAATGCCGTCAACCAGCTCGGCGGCAAGATCCTGTCCGCCGGCTTCTACTACAAGACCTTCATGGGTCCGGTGATCGGTCCGCTCAAGGGCACGCGTTTCTGGATGTTCTGCGAGCACTTCATCCGCCGCGCCGCCGGTCTCGGCAGCGCCGGATCGGCGAAGGATCCGGCCCGCTATGAGCGCATGAACGCCTTTTGCGACGTGCTGGTGGTCGGCTCCGGCCCCGCCGGCCTGATGGCCGCCAAGGCCGCCGCCGATCAGGGAGCGCGCGTCATGCTGGCCGATCTCGAGCCGCGTTTCGGCGGCTCGACCAACTGGTCCGAGGAAACCATCGATGGCGCGCCGGCCGCCGATTGGGCGCGCCGCACCGTCACTCAGCTCGAAGGCCGCGACAATGTCCGGCTTTTGCCGCGCACCACGGTCTGGGGCTACTACGACAACAATACACTTGCCGCGCTCGAGCGGGTCAGCGACCACAAGGAACAGCCCGCCAAGGGCGAGCCGCGCCATCGTTATTGGGCAATCCGTGCCAAATCCGTGGTGCTGGCAACCGGCGCTTTCGAACGGCCGCTGGTCTTCCCGGGCAACGACAGGCCAGGCGTGATGCTGGCCCATGCCGCCGAGCGCTACGCCAACGAGTTCGGCGTGCTGCCGGGTGAAAGGATCGCCCTGTTCACCAACAATGACAGCGCCTATCGCGCGGCCGTTGCCCTGAAAAATGCGGGGGCGGCAATCGTCGCCGTCGTCGACGTCCGGTCCGAGCTTTCGGCCGAGATGCGCAAGCTGGCCACCGAGGCCGAAGCCGAGATCCTTGCCGGCCACGCCGTCGTCGCCACCGAGGGCGGCAAGGCGCTTTCCGGCTTCAAGGTTCAGCGTTTCGACATGGTCACCGGGGCCCTCACCGGCGATGAGCGAAGCATCCATGCCGACTGCCTGCTGATGTCGGGCGGCTGGTCGCCGACCATCCATCTGGCCAGCCAGGCCGGTGCCAAAGCGGAATGGAATGCCGCACGGCAAGCCTTCCTGCCGCCAAAACCGACACAGAAATGGATCGGGGCCGGCGCCTTCACCGGCAGTTTTTCGACGGTCGAGGCGATCGCCGAAGGCCGCGCCGCCGGTCTTGCCGCCGCGGGTGGAACAGGCACGCCCGCGGCGTTGCCCACTGTGGAAGCAGTGGCCGGCGACCCCGATCCGGCGCCCGTCTTCGAAATCAGGGCCAAGGGCAAGAGCTTCGTCGACTTCCAGCATGACGTGACGGCCGAGGACGTAAGGCTGGCGCACCGCGAAGGCTTCGTCTCGGTCGAGCACCTGAAGCGCTACACAACGCTTGGCATGGCGACCGACCAGGGCAAGAGCTCCAACATTCCCGGCCTTGCCATCATGGCCGAGGCGCTGGGCAAGCCGATCCCGGAAGTCGGCACGACACGCTTCCGGCCGCCCTTCGCGCCGGTGTCGATCGGCTCGCTTGCGGCCGAGCGCTTCGGCGACCTGAAGCCTGAGCGGCTGACGCCGATGCATGACTGGCACCTCGACAATGGCGCGACCATGTACTCCGCCGGCCTCTGGTACCGGCCGATGATCTACGGGCTTTCAGGCGAAACGGTCGAGCAGGCCTATGTGCGCGAGGCCAGGGCGACGCGTGAAAGCGCCGGCATCGTCGATGTCTCGACGCTGGGCAAGATCGCCGTGCAGGGCCCCGACGCCGCCGCCTTCCTCGACCGCGTCTACACCAACATGTTTTCGACGCTCGCCGTCGGCAAGGCGCGCTACGGGCTGATGCTGCGCGAGGACGGGTTTGCCTTTGACGACGGCACCACCTGGCGGCTCGGCGAACAGGATTTCCTGATGACCACCACGACGGCCAACGCCGGCAAGGTGATGCAGCATCTGGAATATTTCCTCGACGTGATCTGGCCGGAGCTGAAAGTCCATGTCACTTCGGTGACCGACGAATGGGCGGGCGCCGCGATCGGCGGACCGAAGGCCAGGCAGATCCTGGCCTCCTGTGTCACCGGCACCGCCGTCGACAATGCGACCCTGCCCTTCATGGGCATCGTCCGCGGCGAGATAGCAGGCGTTCCGGTGATGATTTGCCGCCTGTCTTTCTCCGGTGAGATGGCCTTCGAGGTCTATTGCGGTGCCGGCCATGGCACCCATGTCTGGGAGGCGCTGATCGACGCCGGCAAGCCGTTCGGGCTGGTCACCTACGGGCTCGAGGCGCTGGGCACGATGCGCATCGAGAAAGGCCATGTCACCGGCGCCGAGATCGACGGCCGCACCACGGCGCGCGACCTGCATCTCGACTGGATGCTGTCGAAGAAGAAGCCCTTCATCGGCTCGGCCATGATGGACCGCGAAGGCCTGATCGCGTCCGATCGCCTGGAACTGGTCGGCCTGATCGCGCTGGACAACCGGCCGCTCAATGGCGGCGCGCACATTGTCGAGACGTTGGACGAGGCCAATCCACACGGCTCGATCGGCCACATCACCGCCTGCTGCTATTCACCGGCGCTCGGCAAGCATATCGCGCTGGCGCTGGTCGAGGGCGGCAAGGCGCGGCACGGCACGCGTGCCCATGTCTCCGATCCGTTGCGCAACCGCTTCGGGCCGGTCGAGATCGTCTCCAACCATTTCTACGATCCGGAAGGGACCCGCATGCATGGTTGA
- a CDS encoding UbiA family prenyltransferase yields the protein MDARSDRNAIPLAVDLDGTLIATDLLWEGLFLLLKKNPLYIFLVPFWVAGGPARLKQAIAQRIDIDPASLPYRAPLLDRLRTEHSEGRKIVLATGTPRKFADAIARHLGIFDRVLATDGLDNLTSGKKRASLVAAYGDGGFDYAGNSRHDLQVFDAARNAIVVAPDRHAARWQAANGAETMPAPKPTSRTIIKMLRVHQWLKNSLIAVPMVLSHEYFNTNMIWQCVLAFISFSAVASAIYILNDFFDLALDRKHATKRNRPFASGALSIPFGLGAIAVLLAVGVGAGLFLAPEFLAVLGGYMAVTTAYSLSFKRMLLVDVLTLAGLYTIRVLAGAAATGVDVSFWLLAFSIFFFLSLALVKRFVELRTTAIPPGERIAGRGYRTEDQEIVAQAGMASAFSSALVLALYMDSVAVRELYPHPWLIWPLPPIVLYLTMRVWILARRDEMHDDPVVFIIRDWRSQIVVLIGAMLLVIGGW from the coding sequence ATGGATGCGCGGTCGGACAGGAACGCAATACCGCTTGCGGTCGATCTCGACGGCACGCTGATCGCGACCGACCTGCTTTGGGAAGGCTTGTTCCTCCTCCTCAAGAAGAACCCGCTCTATATTTTCCTGGTGCCTTTCTGGGTGGCCGGCGGGCCGGCGCGGCTGAAGCAGGCAATCGCGCAGCGCATCGACATCGATCCCGCGTCGCTGCCCTATCGCGCGCCGCTGCTCGACCGGCTCCGGACCGAACATAGCGAAGGCCGCAAGATCGTGCTGGCGACCGGCACGCCGCGCAAATTCGCAGACGCCATTGCCCGCCATCTCGGCATTTTCGACCGTGTGCTGGCGACCGATGGTCTCGACAATCTCACCTCGGGCAAGAAGCGCGCCTCGCTGGTCGCGGCCTACGGCGATGGCGGCTTCGACTATGCCGGCAACAGCCGGCACGATCTCCAGGTCTTCGACGCCGCGCGCAATGCAATCGTCGTCGCGCCCGATCGTCACGCCGCACGCTGGCAGGCGGCGAATGGCGCCGAAACCATGCCGGCGCCCAAGCCGACCTCGCGGACCATCATCAAGATGCTGCGCGTGCACCAGTGGCTGAAGAACTCGCTGATCGCCGTGCCGATGGTGCTGTCGCACGAATACTTCAACACCAACATGATCTGGCAGTGCGTACTGGCGTTCATCTCGTTCAGCGCGGTGGCCTCGGCTATCTATATCCTGAACGATTTCTTCGACCTCGCGCTCGACCGCAAACACGCCACCAAGCGCAACAGGCCGTTCGCCAGCGGCGCGCTGTCGATCCCGTTCGGCCTTGGCGCGATCGCGGTGCTGCTGGCGGTCGGCGTCGGCGCCGGGCTGTTCCTGGCGCCTGAATTCCTGGCCGTCCTCGGCGGCTACATGGCCGTCACCACGGCCTATTCGTTGTCATTCAAGCGCATGCTGCTGGTCGACGTGCTGACGCTTGCCGGCCTCTACACCATCCGCGTGCTCGCCGGTGCCGCCGCGACCGGCGTCGATGTCTCGTTCTGGCTGCTCGCCTTCTCGATCTTCTTCTTCCTGTCGCTGGCGCTGGTGAAGCGTTTTGTCGAACTGCGCACCACCGCCATTCCGCCTGGTGAGCGCATCGCCGGCCGTGGCTATCGCACCGAAGACCAGGAGATCGTCGCCCAGGCCGGCATGGCGTCGGCCTTTTCCTCGGCGCTGGTGCTGGCGCTCTACATGGACAGTGTCGCGGTGCGCGAACTCTACCCGCATCCATGGCTGATCTGGCCGCTGCCGCCGATCGTGCTTTACCTCACCATGCGCGTCTGGATCTTGGCGCGCCGCGACGAGATGCATGACGACCCGGTCGTCTTCATCATCCGTGACTGGCGTAGCCAGATCGTGGTGCTGATCGGCGCGATGCTGCTGGTCATCGGGGGCTGGTAG